The proteins below come from a single Limosilactobacillus reuteri genomic window:
- a CDS encoding condensation domain-containing protein has protein sequence MKYSGEPLNILHTIGLKELYPIIRISFFVNGNFDISRFKRAIILSSKVIPELFCKYSLADNSFIPVTDDLEGVMFTDIDPDLDIGRWDLFADPQLRIYLNKQRVTIFISHILTDGAGSKQLLYLLAHAYNTGTVDNYQNHQDIEWLRKLLKQHPVKTNRNIDHPAKPLSLPALAEVNRQHRRTFAISLTVADSKKLAEAAHREGVTLNDLFMAAFGQAVQRYSDTDMISLACPTDMRQFISGQKQLRIANHTSRYNISVKSKLTAPFEDLVQSVHQAMQQNKDNFQCFQSVKSLIDNYDTSSLDELQQTVEENYHVRSISYTNFGIINDQLFKFNQCNIADFRMLGTYRRYPMFQIAVSTYHQRINLAFAMIGNDAEERMGQAITMTMMDLLQKYAEKYNF, from the coding sequence ATGAAGTATTCAGGAGAACCATTAAATATTTTACATACCATTGGGTTAAAAGAACTTTACCCAATTATTCGCATTAGCTTTTTTGTAAATGGTAACTTTGATATTAGTCGCTTTAAACGGGCAATTATATTATCTAGCAAGGTCATTCCCGAGTTGTTTTGTAAATATTCGCTTGCCGATAATTCTTTCATTCCTGTTACCGACGATTTAGAAGGAGTAATGTTTACTGATATTGATCCTGACCTTGATATTGGACGGTGGGATCTTTTTGCAGACCCGCAATTACGAATATATCTTAATAAGCAACGGGTAACGATTTTTATTAGTCATATTCTTACCGATGGGGCGGGGAGTAAACAGTTACTATATTTATTAGCACATGCTTATAATACCGGAACAGTCGATAATTACCAGAACCACCAAGATATCGAGTGGTTACGTAAACTTTTAAAACAACATCCGGTAAAAACTAATCGTAATATTGACCATCCCGCAAAACCGTTAAGCTTACCAGCACTTGCCGAAGTGAATAGGCAGCATCGCCGAACATTTGCAATTAGTTTAACTGTTGCTGATAGTAAAAAGCTAGCAGAAGCTGCGCACCGGGAAGGGGTAACACTTAATGATCTCTTTATGGCCGCATTCGGGCAAGCTGTCCAACGTTATTCGGATACTGATATGATTTCATTAGCTTGCCCTACAGACATGCGACAATTTATTTCCGGACAAAAGCAGTTAAGGATAGCGAACCATACTTCTCGCTATAATATTTCAGTTAAGTCAAAGTTAACAGCGCCATTTGAAGATTTAGTGCAATCAGTTCATCAAGCAATGCAACAAAATAAAGATAATTTTCAGTGTTTTCAATCAGTTAAGTCATTAATCGATAATTACGATACCTCTTCGCTAGATGAATTGCAGCAAACGGTAGAAGAGAACTATCATGTACGAAGCATTTCATATACTAATTTTGGAATAATTAATGACCAACTCTTTAAATTCAATCAGTGTAATATTGCCGACTTTCGAATGCTGGGAACCTATCGGCGATACCCAATGTTTCAGATAGCAGTTAGTACGTATCATCAACGAATCAACCTCGCATTTGCAATGATTGGCAACGATGCTGAGGAACGAATGGGACAAGCAATCACAATGACCATGATGGATTTATTACAGAAATATGCAGAAAAATATAATTTCTAG
- a CDS encoding tagaturonate reductase → MESLNNSFRKLPQYPNKVIQFGEGNFLRAFIDWQIQQMNKQGLFKGGVQIVQPLPTGRVKELDAQDDLYTVLLEGILNGEKIQSHEIIESVNGTVNPYTDYDKYLALAEDDNIEVIFSNTTEAGIAFDKNDTLEKIKNGEKSSYPAKLTALLYHRFKLGKKGFHIIPCELINHNGDALKKTILQYADLWNLGQDFVDWINNDNEFYSTLVDRIVPGYPRDRAADLEKEWGYKDQNMVKTEPFLIFVIEGNKDIEKVLPLKEAGINLVVTDDMQPYRNRKVSILNGPHTTMSPIGRLAGLESVGQVMADKDFYKFIDDEMHKEIIPVVPLPKEELESYAKGIQERFENPYVKHQLSALALNSISKYRARLLPNYKRYYEKYGELPKRMTLALAAYLWIYNGKSEFEINDTADIVEGFAKIKGTDDYIHAALSNPDFWGEDLTKIPGLEELVTKYYNEIGKKGTREIVQEINAEE, encoded by the coding sequence ATGGAAAGTCTAAATAATAGTTTTCGTAAATTGCCACAATATCCTAATAAAGTAATTCAGTTTGGTGAAGGAAACTTCTTACGAGCCTTTATTGATTGGCAAATTCAGCAGATGAATAAGCAAGGATTGTTTAAGGGCGGTGTCCAGATTGTACAGCCGTTACCAACAGGGCGTGTAAAGGAACTTGATGCGCAGGATGATCTTTATACTGTATTACTTGAAGGTATTTTAAATGGTGAAAAGATCCAAAGTCATGAAATCATTGAATCGGTAAATGGAACTGTTAATCCATATACTGATTATGATAAGTACCTAGCACTTGCTGAAGATGACAACATTGAAGTTATTTTTTCTAATACCACTGAAGCAGGAATTGCGTTTGATAAGAATGATACCCTTGAAAAAATTAAAAATGGTGAAAAGAGTTCATATCCTGCTAAGTTAACCGCTTTGCTTTACCATCGATTTAAACTCGGTAAGAAAGGTTTCCATATCATTCCATGTGAGTTGATCAACCACAATGGTGACGCATTGAAGAAGACGATTTTACAATATGCTGATTTATGGAATCTCGGACAGGACTTTGTTGATTGGATTAATAATGATAATGAATTTTACTCCACATTAGTTGATCGGATTGTTCCTGGCTATCCACGTGATCGTGCTGCTGACTTAGAAAAAGAGTGGGGTTATAAAGATCAAAATATGGTTAAGACTGAGCCGTTCTTAATTTTTGTAATTGAAGGTAACAAAGATATTGAAAAAGTTTTGCCACTTAAGGAAGCTGGCATTAATCTTGTGGTTACCGATGATATGCAACCATATCGTAATCGAAAGGTATCTATCCTTAATGGACCTCATACAACAATGTCTCCAATTGGTCGCCTAGCTGGATTAGAAAGTGTTGGTCAGGTAATGGCTGATAAGGACTTCTATAAGTTTATTGACGATGAAATGCATAAAGAAATTATTCCAGTTGTTCCATTACCAAAAGAAGAATTAGAGAGCTATGCCAAGGGAATTCAAGAACGTTTTGAGAATCCGTATGTTAAACACCAACTAAGCGCCTTAGCATTAAATAGTATTTCTAAGTATCGCGCACGGCTTCTTCCAAACTATAAACGTTATTACGAAAAGTATGGTGAACTACCAAAACGGATGACATTAGCTTTAGCAGCCTATCTTTGGATTTATAACGGTAAATCTGAGTTTGAAATTAATGATACGGCGGATATTGTCGAGGGCTTTGCCAAGATTAAGGGAACTGATGATTATATCCATGCTGCTCTTTCTAATCCAGACTTTTGGGGTGAGGACTTAACAAAGATCCCTGGTCTCGAAGAACTAGTTACTAAGTATTATAACGAGATTGGTAAAAAGGGAACTCGTGAGATTGTTCAAGAAATTAATGCAGAGGAGTAA
- a CDS encoding UxaA family hydrolase, producing the protein MEKLLILNPNDNVALATVDIPAQTIIEVNNKKITIQDDIPVGNKVALNDLQKGTNIIKFGQVIGHLTVNVAIGALINKDNLVTNQSTNVVNNADIKVDIPDIDRKTFMGYRRKNGKVGIRNDLYIVPTVGCITPLMDVMVQQFKAKHPDNGSFDNIILLKHPYGCSQLGDDFEQTRHILCDAVLHPNAGGVLVFGLGCENNQMDGMKAEIEQMEGIDKDRMKFLVAQEVKDEFANAQQMLEELNEAAANDKRTPVPLSELKIGLQSVRPDGLSAITADRLIAAAASYLTANKGAVALTQIPVLSGAEQEIVERTPNNDTANKVTTIFDNFKQYYEHFDSVMHKVPSAAEDKIGISTAEERALTLLRLAGNGEVNDALPYGHKLTRNGINLIESPNNDLIDSSAEASADCQMVIVSTGKGTPYSTYVPTIKVASNSALAKEKKRWIDFDGEKAAKILHGSEEFINFILNVANGEKTSNEKSGLHGLAIFKIGVTE; encoded by the coding sequence ATGGAAAAGCTACTTATCTTAAATCCTAACGATAACGTGGCCCTTGCTACTGTTGATATTCCTGCACAAACAATTATAGAAGTTAATAATAAAAAAATTACGATTCAGGATGATATTCCTGTTGGTAATAAGGTGGCCTTAAATGATTTACAAAAAGGCACTAATATTATTAAATTCGGTCAAGTGATTGGTCATTTAACCGTTAATGTGGCTATTGGAGCTCTGATTAATAAGGATAATCTTGTGACAAATCAAAGCACCAATGTAGTTAATAATGCAGATATAAAGGTTGATATTCCTGATATTGACCGGAAAACTTTTATGGGATACCGGCGTAAAAATGGAAAAGTCGGAATCCGCAATGATCTTTATATTGTACCAACTGTCGGTTGTATTACACCATTGATGGATGTAATGGTTCAACAATTTAAGGCAAAGCATCCTGATAATGGGTCATTTGACAATATTATTCTTCTTAAGCATCCATATGGTTGTTCACAGTTGGGAGACGACTTTGAACAAACTCGTCATATCCTTTGTGATGCCGTTCTACATCCTAATGCTGGTGGTGTATTGGTATTTGGTCTCGGCTGTGAAAATAATCAGATGGACGGGATGAAGGCTGAGATTGAACAAATGGAAGGCATTGATAAAGACCGGATGAAATTCTTAGTTGCACAAGAAGTTAAGGATGAATTTGCTAATGCACAGCAAATGTTAGAAGAATTAAATGAAGCAGCAGCTAATGATAAGCGAACACCAGTCCCATTAAGTGAGTTAAAAATCGGCTTGCAAAGTGTTCGTCCTGATGGATTAAGTGCAATCACTGCTGACCGCTTAATTGCTGCTGCAGCTAGCTATTTGACTGCCAATAAAGGAGCAGTAGCATTAACGCAAATTCCGGTATTATCAGGAGCCGAGCAAGAAATTGTTGAACGAACACCGAATAATGACACGGCTAATAAAGTAACAACAATTTTTGACAACTTTAAGCAGTATTATGAACATTTTGATTCGGTTATGCATAAAGTACCAAGTGCAGCAGAGGATAAGATTGGCATCTCAACAGCCGAAGAACGAGCCTTAACGCTTCTTCGACTTGCTGGTAACGGTGAGGTGAATGATGCTTTACCATATGGGCATAAATTAACCAGGAACGGGATTAACCTAATTGAAAGTCCTAATAATGACCTGATTGATTCTTCGGCAGAAGCTTCTGCTGACTGTCAAATGGTTATTGTCAGTACCGGCAAAGGAACTCCATATTCTACCTATGTTCCAACGATTAAGGTTGCCTCTAACTCAGCGCTAGCAAAAGAGAAAAAACGCTGGATTGATTTTGATGGTGAAAAGGCCGCCAAAATTTTACATGGCAGTGAAGAATTTATTAACTTTATCTTGAATGTTGCAAACGGTGAAAAAACTAGTAATGAGAAATCGGGTCTTCATGGCTTAGCGATCTTTAAGATTGGTGTTACCGAATAG
- a CDS encoding aldose 1-epimerase family protein, whose protein sequence is MQIIENKEFRAEIDEHGAQLTHLYNKKVGFDYIWNGKEWGKHAPVLFPAIGRSNKDEYVLNGQTYSMPQHGFVADEDFSVISHEPNILTLSLRANDRTKGMYPFDFELKITFTLLSTGLSLSFNVSNHSDNVIPFSLGSHPAFNVPINGVGNFDNYRVEFNGIKDPLNVYKIVKTPAPYRTGKEEPLTNSNGNLFELNYETFKPGLRIITDSGVQSVRLFSPLTSHQIQLDVDQFKNICLWTKEDKDCTFLCIEPFIGLPDVLGEPVDWMKKEGNLFLAANSSQVYQYEIHLS, encoded by the coding sequence ATGCAAATTATTGAAAATAAAGAGTTTCGTGCTGAAATTGATGAGCATGGGGCACAATTAACTCACCTCTATAATAAAAAAGTCGGCTTTGATTATATCTGGAATGGCAAAGAATGGGGTAAGCATGCTCCTGTCCTATTTCCAGCAATCGGGCGGTCAAATAAGGATGAGTATGTATTAAATGGACAAACTTATTCCATGCCTCAACATGGTTTCGTGGCGGATGAAGACTTTTCGGTTATCTCACATGAACCTAATATTCTTACTTTAAGTCTTCGTGCCAATGATCGAACTAAAGGAATGTATCCGTTTGATTTTGAACTTAAGATTACGTTTACGCTACTTAGCACGGGTCTTTCTCTTAGTTTCAATGTTAGTAATCATTCGGATAATGTCATACCATTTTCACTTGGCTCTCATCCAGCATTTAATGTTCCAATTAATGGCGTTGGTAATTTTGACAATTACAGAGTGGAATTTAATGGTATAAAAGACCCGTTAAATGTCTATAAAATTGTAAAGACACCTGCTCCGTATCGGACGGGGAAAGAGGAACCGTTAACTAATTCAAATGGCAACCTATTTGAACTTAACTATGAAACGTTTAAACCAGGATTACGAATCATTACTGATTCAGGAGTGCAAAGCGTTCGTCTCTTTTCACCTCTAACTAGTCACCAAATTCAATTAGATGTTGATCAATTTAAGAATATTTGTTTATGGACTAAGGAAGATAAGGATTGCACATTCTTGTGTATTGAACCATTTATTGGATTGCCAGATGTACTAGGGGAGCCGGTTGATTGGATGAAAAAAGAGGGCAATCTGTTCTTAGCAGCTAATAGTTCACAAGTTTATCAGTACGAAATTCATTTATCATAA
- a CDS encoding bifunctional 2-keto-4-hydroxyglutarate aldolase/2-keto-3-deoxy-6-phosphogluconate aldolase, with protein MLPKFEALEAVKNAGVVAVVRGRSEENSYKISKASIEGGVKAIELAFTSPNADVTIKHLSEEYADDPSVVVGAGTVLDPATARMAMVAGAKFIVSPSYNPEVADICNLYCIPYMPGCFTPTEVQHALETGADVIKIFPGAIATQKMIPELQGPFPQANIMPSGGVSLENMADWFNAGAFVVGAGGSLVGPGADGDYDQVKENAQKFHAEFERIQKEANN; from the coding sequence ATGTTACCAAAATTTGAAGCATTAGAAGCCGTAAAAAATGCAGGTGTTGTAGCGGTTGTTCGTGGTCGTAGCGAAGAAAATTCTTACAAGATTTCAAAGGCAAGTATTGAAGGGGGCGTTAAGGCAATTGAATTAGCTTTCACCTCACCAAATGCCGACGTTACAATCAAACATTTAAGCGAAGAATATGCTGATGATCCATCAGTAGTTGTTGGTGCAGGAACTGTTCTTGACCCAGCTACCGCCCGGATGGCAATGGTTGCTGGTGCTAAGTTTATCGTTAGTCCTTCATATAATCCTGAGGTTGCTGACATTTGTAACCTCTACTGTATCCCTTACATGCCTGGATGCTTTACCCCGACAGAAGTGCAACATGCTCTTGAAACTGGTGCTGATGTTATCAAGATTTTCCCTGGAGCAATTGCTACCCAAAAGATGATTCCGGAATTACAAGGACCATTCCCACAAGCCAATATTATGCCTAGCGGTGGTGTTTCCTTAGAGAATATGGCCGATTGGTTTAATGCTGGTGCCTTTGTTGTTGGTGCCGGTGGTAGTTTGGTTGGTCCTGGTGCTGATGGCGACTATGATCAAGTTAAAGAAAACGCTCAAAAATTCCATGCCGAATTTGAACGGATTCAAAAGGAAGCTAATAACTAA
- a CDS encoding UxaA family hydrolase, with the protein MNNFIILDDHDIVAVALQDIKKGAVLKTKNHGNVTVLEDITRGHKIALEDIAEGEDIIKYGYPIGHATKAIKRGGHVHVNNIATNLSGELQYHYHPIEIESRAKKDKRTFMGYKRPNGKVGIRNDLYIIPVVGSVSETLDPLVEQFKALHPDNGNFDNVIPLKHTYGFDTPEDNYEHARKILVDAALQPNAGAVLICGLDCADDSELEKMKQALVAAGGPINTQRIKFLSSVDSDDELADGLAMLEELNNAVEDDRRTPQPLSELKIGLKCGGSDGLSGVTANPLLGRLSDFVDAQGGTTVLSEVPEMFGAEQILMSRARDKATFDKIVNLINNFKAYFESFHQPIYENPSPGNKAGGISTLEDKSLGCTQKSGSSAVNDVLQYGDKLKTKGLNLLQAPGNDLVSSSAEASADCQMVLFTTGRGTPFATYVPTVKVSSNSYIANLKPRWIDFDAGRLMNESMDDLADEFIQFIIDVASGKKTNNEKYNVHGIAIFKTGVTE; encoded by the coding sequence ATGAACAATTTCATTATTTTAGACGACCACGATATTGTCGCTGTTGCCCTTCAAGATATCAAAAAAGGGGCAGTGCTAAAGACTAAAAATCATGGCAATGTTACCGTTCTGGAAGACATTACGCGTGGACATAAAATAGCATTAGAAGATATTGCTGAAGGCGAAGATATTATTAAATACGGGTATCCGATTGGTCATGCAACAAAGGCTATTAAGCGTGGTGGCCATGTTCACGTTAACAATATTGCGACCAATTTATCAGGTGAATTACAGTATCACTATCATCCAATTGAAATAGAGTCTAGAGCGAAAAAAGATAAGCGGACTTTTATGGGCTACAAGCGCCCCAATGGTAAGGTAGGTATTCGGAATGATTTATATATTATTCCTGTTGTCGGTTCTGTTAGTGAAACCCTCGATCCGCTAGTCGAGCAGTTTAAAGCCTTACACCCTGATAATGGTAATTTTGATAATGTAATTCCGTTAAAACACACATACGGTTTTGATACGCCTGAAGATAATTATGAGCATGCTCGTAAGATTCTTGTTGATGCTGCTCTCCAACCTAATGCTGGTGCAGTACTTATATGTGGATTAGATTGTGCTGACGATAGCGAGTTAGAAAAAATGAAGCAGGCACTAGTTGCGGCAGGTGGACCAATTAATACCCAACGAATAAAGTTCCTTTCATCTGTTGATAGCGACGATGAACTTGCTGATGGGTTAGCGATGCTGGAAGAATTAAATAACGCGGTAGAAGACGATCGGCGGACACCACAGCCATTGAGCGAATTAAAGATTGGCTTAAAGTGCGGTGGTTCGGACGGGTTATCTGGTGTTACTGCTAATCCATTGCTGGGAAGACTTTCGGATTTTGTTGATGCGCAGGGAGGAACGACCGTTTTATCAGAAGTTCCAGAAATGTTTGGTGCAGAACAGATTCTAATGTCACGTGCACGTGATAAAGCAACTTTTGATAAAATTGTCAACTTGATTAATAACTTCAAGGCTTACTTTGAGAGCTTTCACCAGCCAATCTATGAAAATCCCTCACCAGGTAATAAAGCTGGCGGAATTTCTACACTTGAAGATAAATCATTGGGTTGCACACAAAAATCAGGCTCATCAGCAGTTAATGATGTCCTGCAATATGGCGATAAGTTGAAGACAAAGGGATTGAACCTATTGCAGGCACCCGGTAACGACCTCGTTTCTTCTTCAGCCGAAGCATCGGCAGACTGTCAAATGGTTCTATTTACAACTGGACGGGGAACGCCATTTGCTACTTATGTCCCAACAGTAAAAGTATCTTCTAATTCTTATATTGCTAACTTAAAACCACGGTGGATTGATTTTGACGCAGGACGATTAATGAATGAATCAATGGATGATTTAGCAGATGAATTTATCCAATTTATCATTGATGTTGCAAGTGGTAAAAAAACTAATAATGAAAAATATAATGTTCACGGGATTGCAATTTTTAAGACTGGCGTTACTGAATAG
- a CDS encoding sugar kinase, translating into MSKIVTFGEMMMRLKPTDKKRMLQADRFDANYGGSEANVAVSLSLFGDQAAFVSKFPENVLGKAATDKLREYGVDTSLLQYGGPRLGIYFFEKGASVRSTKVTYDRAGSSFATSKADEYDWATLLKGANYFYFSGITAALSDEMRKTILTACEYCKEHGIKVACDLNFRGKLWTPEEAQAYMRKIMPYLTVCLVNDEDFDQSLGIYAFDGDMARGIDQKDTFIHGMKEIVKQYPNVKVVASVLRNIQSVDKSTWMALMLKDGQIYESPAYKIDVLEGVAGGDAFGAGLMHGILNDHDPQETIDYAIAASVLKLTVLGDLNISTKEDVEAVMQGGAGTRVAR; encoded by the coding sequence ATGAGTAAAATTGTAACTTTTGGCGAAATGATGATGCGTCTCAAACCAACTGATAAGAAACGGATGCTGCAAGCAGATAGGTTCGATGCAAATTATGGTGGTTCGGAAGCCAACGTTGCGGTTTCATTAAGCCTATTTGGCGACCAGGCAGCCTTTGTATCAAAGTTCCCTGAAAATGTATTAGGGAAAGCTGCCACTGATAAATTACGTGAATATGGTGTGGACACCTCATTACTGCAATATGGTGGCCCACGTCTTGGAATTTACTTTTTTGAAAAAGGGGCTAGTGTGCGTTCAACCAAGGTCACCTATGATCGTGCGGGTAGTTCTTTTGCAACGTCAAAGGCTGACGAATATGATTGGGCGACATTGCTAAAGGGCGCGAATTACTTTTACTTCAGTGGAATCACAGCAGCTCTCTCCGATGAAATGCGTAAAACAATTTTAACGGCTTGCGAGTATTGCAAAGAACATGGAATTAAAGTAGCCTGTGATTTAAACTTCAGGGGTAAGCTTTGGACCCCAGAAGAAGCACAAGCATATATGCGGAAAATAATGCCGTATCTTACTGTTTGCTTAGTAAATGACGAAGATTTTGATCAAAGTCTTGGCATTTATGCTTTTGATGGCGACATGGCTCGTGGAATTGATCAAAAAGACACCTTTATTCATGGAATGAAAGAAATTGTTAAGCAATATCCTAATGTGAAGGTTGTTGCAAGTGTATTAAGAAATATTCAATCTGTTGATAAGTCGACGTGGATGGCTTTGATGTTAAAAGATGGACAGATTTATGAAAGCCCAGCATATAAGATTGATGTTCTTGAAGGTGTTGCTGGTGGCGATGCCTTTGGTGCAGGATTAATGCACGGGATTTTGAATGATCATGACCCACAAGAAACGATTGACTATGCAATTGCGGCGAGTGTGCTTAAGCTAACTGTTCTTGGCGACTTGAATATCTCAACTAAAGAGGATGTTGAAGCTGTTATGCAAGGTGGCGCCGGTACAAGGGTTGCAAGGTAA
- a CDS encoding GntR family transcriptional regulator: protein MPNYSRNNLTGQAYDIILKKIIDAEYEPGQKISEKKIEEDLQIGRTPVREALLQLRQEQLINVIPQSGTYIAKIDLKDVLDARFVRASVERRIMREAATLKLNEEQIAYLDRIIENEKRTRESDDFPAFLDSDDVFHEYFYKLTDHQRVWDWLKKINIQFNRFRFLRLKVQKLSWQGLIEEHIAIYKAIKTNDVNEADRLTANHMHRMLDEEESLIKSFPDYFDNID from the coding sequence ATGCCTAATTACTCACGAAATAACTTAACTGGACAGGCTTATGACATCATCTTAAAAAAGATTATCGATGCCGAATATGAACCTGGTCAGAAGATATCAGAAAAGAAAATCGAAGAAGACCTTCAGATTGGCCGGACTCCCGTTAGAGAAGCGTTACTTCAATTACGTCAAGAGCAGCTTATCAATGTAATCCCACAATCAGGCACTTATATTGCAAAGATTGATTTAAAAGACGTTTTAGATGCCCGCTTTGTCCGTGCTAGTGTTGAGCGGCGAATTATGCGAGAAGCTGCAACACTGAAACTTAATGAAGAACAAATAGCTTATCTCGACCGAATTATTGAAAATGAAAAAAGAACTCGTGAAAGTGATGACTTCCCTGCCTTCTTAGACAGTGACGATGTCTTTCATGAGTACTTTTATAAGCTTACCGATCACCAACGCGTATGGGATTGGCTAAAAAAGATTAATATTCAGTTTAATCGTTTCCGGTTTTTACGGTTAAAAGTGCAAAAACTTTCGTGGCAAGGATTGATTGAGGAACATATCGCAATTTATAAAGCTATTAAGACAAACGACGTTAACGAGGCGGACCGTTTGACAGCTAATCACATGCACCGAATGCTTGATGAAGAAGAGTCGCTTATTAAGTCTTTCCCAGATTATTTTGATAATATTGATTAA